From the genome of Psychroserpens ponticola, one region includes:
- the cyoE gene encoding heme o synthase, with protein MISDFKEITKIRLSVSVVFSALAGYLLGAVEVDVYTLILLAFGGYFMVGASNAYNQIIERDLDALMDRTKNRPVPAGRMSVKTAFIIATVFTIAGITTLYVINPSTAMYGAISIFLYTCVYTPLKTKTPLAVFVGAIPGAIPFMLGWVAARNDFGIEPGTLFALQFFWQFPHFWAIGWFLFDDYKKGGFFMLPTGKRDKGTAVQTIMYTIWTILISIVPVFGVTGDLKLSIVAAAIVFILGLVMLYYAFELFKKRTAKAAKQLMLSSVLYITLLQIVYVVDKFIR; from the coding sequence ATGATTTCTGATTTCAAAGAAATCACTAAGATAAGGCTGTCTGTCAGTGTCGTTTTTTCAGCACTTGCAGGATATTTACTTGGCGCAGTAGAAGTAGATGTATACACTTTGATTTTATTGGCTTTTGGTGGTTATTTTATGGTTGGTGCTTCTAACGCATATAATCAAATCATTGAAAGAGATTTAGATGCTTTAATGGATCGCACTAAAAACCGACCAGTTCCAGCTGGACGAATGTCTGTAAAAACAGCATTTATTATTGCTACTGTTTTTACAATTGCAGGAATTACAACATTATATGTGATTAATCCTAGTACAGCTATGTATGGAGCCATATCTATCTTTTTATATACTTGCGTTTATACTCCATTAAAAACAAAAACACCTTTAGCTGTATTTGTTGGTGCAATTCCTGGCGCTATTCCTTTTATGTTGGGATGGGTTGCTGCACGCAATGATTTTGGTATTGAACCAGGTACGTTATTCGCTTTACAGTTTTTTTGGCAGTTTCCTCACTTTTGGGCTATTGGTTGGTTCCTTTTTGATGATTATAAAAAAGGAGGCTTTTTTATGTTGCCAACTGGGAAACGTGATAAAGGAACTGCAGTGCAAACCATCATGTATACCATTTGGACTATTTTGATATCTATTGTTCCAGTGTTTGGAGTTACGGGAGATTTGAAATTGTCTATTGTAGCTGCGGCTATCGTTTTTATACTAGGTTTGGTTATGTTGTATTATGCATTTGAATTATTTAAAAAACGAACAGCTAAAGCGGCAAAACAGTTAATGTTGTCGAGTGTTTTATACATCACATTGTTACAAATAGTTTATGTAGTTGATAAGTTTATAAGATAA
- a CDS encoding cytochrome c oxidase subunit 3, producing MDLTEGTIQEKNDRAKRMMLWFGIISLIMSFAGLTSAVLVSRKREDWMHDFEMPNAFLVSCVLIVISSLTFILAKRAIKNNNRNNATLMLLLTFALGIAFIYCQFYGFGQIVASGYNFTGPTSNVTMSFIYVIAFVHILHVAAGLISLLVVIYNHFKQKYNATEMLGMNLSATFWHFIDILWLFLFLFLSYLV from the coding sequence ATGGATTTAACAGAAGGTACAATACAGGAGAAAAACGATAGAGCAAAACGAATGATGCTTTGGTTTGGAATTATATCACTTATCATGTCTTTTGCAGGATTAACCAGTGCCGTTTTGGTAAGTAGAAAACGTGAAGACTGGATGCATGATTTTGAAATGCCTAATGCTTTCTTGGTAAGTTGTGTGCTAATTGTCATAAGTAGTTTGACTTTTATATTAGCAAAAAGAGCAATTAAGAATAACAACAGAAACAATGCTACTTTGATGCTATTGCTGACTTTTGCATTGGGAATTGCATTTATTTACTGCCAGTTTTATGGCTTTGGTCAAATTGTAGCTTCTGGTTATAATTTTACAGGACCAACTAGTAATGTCACAATGAGTTTCATTTATGTCATTGCATTTGTACATATTTTGCATGTTGCAGCAGGTCTTATTTCTTTGTTGGTCGTAATTTATAATCATTTTAAACAAAAATATAACGCAACAGAAATGCTAGGCATGAACCTTTCTGCTACCTTTTGGCATTTTATAGATATACTGTGGCTATTCTTGTTTTTGTTTTTATCATATTTAGTATAA
- a CDS encoding gliding motility protein RemB, translating into MKNCCIIIFTFFIGFLNAQTIDSYEKPPIFPGCEGQPIDALKVCFNNRINQHIYSTFKVPQIVNDESYKGDIKILFEVDKEGQVNLLHIDAVYVELKDEIKRVFESLSKVSPGTYNGRPTYYQYSISVKIPLVDPEILTSEIKPLPSVKEIVDLNDLVSNEFDSVNINTTKYEKLEYKSQLNIPFTHNYYSKFDQQMNGLGTNSHTAAKPFVYSDVSKYYDFEAEKESLIKGTDGWWSRKLWDEHLVAVQSKEYWFTLNPIFDLQLGKDTEADFNTTFNNTRGLLIQGGLGKKFNFTVSVFESQGRFAQYFNQYAESLKASGSDPAIIPGRGIAKRFKDDAYDYPVAEAYVSYTPSDFINIQFGHGKNFIGDGYRSLLQSDVASPYPFLKLNTKFWKIKYTNTWMWLRDVRPEVTEEDAFLTKYMATHYLSWNVSKRLNVGLFESVIWTDSNDRGFDANYLNPVIFYRAIEFATGPEAGNAILGASAKYKWNNKVNLYGQFIVDEFSLDDITGGNKSWKNKLGYQLGIKYFDAFKVKNLMLQFEYNKVRPYTYSHNSIVLNYAHNNQPMAHLWGANFSEAIIIGRYNYKRWFADAKLIFGKRGFDFNDGTNFANYGSNIYRTEDDRIADTGITVGQGNSTKVFQADLMAGYIINPVSNLRVFANVTFRDYNPEADTAAALNTNTSWFNIGVRTDLFNWYNDF; encoded by the coding sequence ATGAAAAATTGCTGCATTATTATTTTTACTTTTTTTATTGGTTTTTTAAATGCACAAACAATTGATAGTTATGAAAAACCACCAATTTTTCCTGGATGTGAAGGCCAACCAATTGATGCTCTTAAAGTTTGTTTTAATAACAGAATAAATCAGCATATTTACAGCACATTTAAAGTGCCACAAATTGTTAATGATGAGTCCTATAAAGGAGATATAAAAATTTTATTTGAAGTTGATAAGGAAGGTCAAGTAAATCTCCTTCATATTGATGCGGTTTATGTCGAACTTAAAGATGAAATCAAACGTGTTTTTGAATCACTTTCTAAGGTCTCTCCAGGAACATATAATGGTAGACCAACGTATTATCAATATTCTATAAGTGTAAAGATTCCTTTGGTTGATCCCGAAATTTTAACTAGTGAAATAAAACCTTTGCCAAGCGTTAAGGAGATAGTAGATTTAAATGATTTAGTAAGTAATGAGTTTGATAGTGTTAATATCAATACTACGAAATATGAAAAGCTAGAGTATAAAAGTCAGCTTAATATTCCGTTCACTCATAATTATTATAGTAAGTTCGATCAGCAAATGAATGGCTTGGGAACAAACAGTCATACGGCTGCTAAACCCTTTGTTTATAGTGATGTTTCAAAATATTACGATTTTGAAGCAGAAAAGGAATCTTTAATAAAAGGCACTGATGGATGGTGGAGTAGAAAACTTTGGGATGAGCATTTGGTTGCTGTCCAAAGTAAAGAGTATTGGTTTACTTTAAATCCAATATTTGATTTGCAACTTGGTAAAGATACTGAAGCAGATTTTAATACGACGTTTAATAATACAAGAGGCCTTTTAATACAAGGAGGTTTAGGTAAGAAGTTTAATTTTACAGTTTCTGTATTTGAAAGCCAAGGTCGATTTGCTCAATATTTTAATCAATATGCTGAAAGTTTAAAAGCTTCTGGTTCAGATCCTGCAATAATACCTGGTAGAGGTATTGCCAAAAGATTTAAAGATGATGCTTACGACTATCCAGTAGCAGAAGCTTATGTGTCTTATACGCCTTCAGATTTCATAAATATTCAATTTGGTCATGGCAAGAACTTTATTGGTGACGGTTACAGATCGTTGTTACAAAGTGACGTTGCAAGCCCTTACCCATTTTTAAAACTAAACACTAAATTTTGGAAAATTAAATATACCAATACTTGGATGTGGCTAAGAGATGTAAGACCTGAGGTTACAGAAGAAGATGCCTTTCTAACCAAATATATGGCAACTCATTATTTAAGCTGGAATGTTTCTAAACGATTAAATGTTGGATTATTTGAATCTGTAATATGGACAGATTCTAATGATAGAGGATTTGATGCGAATTATCTAAATCCTGTCATTTTTTATAGAGCTATCGAATTTGCAACAGGTCCTGAAGCTGGTAATGCAATTTTAGGTGCATCAGCGAAATATAAGTGGAATAACAAAGTCAATCTTTATGGACAATTTATTGTTGATGAGTTTTCACTAGATGATATTACTGGAGGAAATAAAAGTTGGAAAAACAAGCTTGGATACCAGTTAGGAATTAAATATTTTGATGCTTTTAAAGTGAAAAATTTAATGCTACAATTTGAATATAATAAAGTGAGGCCGTATACGTATTCTCATAATTCGATTGTTTTAAATTATGCTCATAATAATCAACCAATGGCGCATCTTTGGGGAGCAAATTTTAGTGAGGCAATAATAATTGGGAGATATAATTATAAAAGGTGGTTTGCTGATGCGAAACTGATTTTTGGTAAGCGAGGTTTCGATTTTAATGATGGTACTAATTTCGCTAATTATGGTTCTAATATTTATAGAACTGAAGACGATCGTATTGCTGATACAGGAATCACGGTTGGTCAAGGAAATTCTACTAAAGTATTTCAAGCTGATTTGATGGCTGGATATATAATTAATCCTGTTAGTAATTTAAGAGTCTTTGCTAATGTGACTTTTAGGGATTATAATCCTGAAGCTGATACAGCAGCAGCATTAAACACAAATACGTCTTGGTTTAATATTGGAGTTAGAACCGATTTATTTAATTGGTATAATGATTTCTAA